In a single window of the Hyalangium gracile genome:
- a CDS encoding PhzF family phenazine biosynthesis protein: MRLNLFQVDAFTSHVFGGNPAAVVPLEAWLPDATLQAIALENNLSETAFFVKELEGWRVRWFTPAQEVDLCGHATLGAAYVLFQHVSPGLERVEFASRSGPLVVTREGDWLVMDFPSRPPRPFSAPPALAEALGASPREVLASRDWVAVFDSEAEVRALRPDMARLAALDVFAVTATAPGTDVDFVSRFFAPRVGVPEDPVTGSAHCSLVPYWAKRLGKARLMARQVSARGGELRCEEKGERVLIAGRAVLYLEGHITV, translated from the coding sequence GTGCGCCTGAACCTGTTCCAGGTGGATGCCTTCACCTCTCACGTCTTCGGCGGGAACCCGGCCGCGGTGGTGCCGTTGGAGGCGTGGCTGCCCGATGCCACGCTCCAGGCCATCGCGCTGGAGAACAACCTCTCGGAGACGGCGTTCTTCGTGAAGGAGCTGGAGGGCTGGCGGGTGCGGTGGTTCACTCCCGCGCAGGAGGTGGACCTGTGCGGCCATGCCACGCTCGGCGCGGCGTACGTGCTCTTCCAGCACGTCTCTCCAGGGCTGGAGCGGGTGGAGTTCGCCTCGCGCTCCGGGCCGCTGGTGGTGACGCGGGAGGGGGACTGGCTCGTGATGGACTTTCCCTCCCGGCCGCCTCGGCCCTTCTCGGCGCCGCCCGCGCTGGCAGAGGCGCTGGGGGCGAGTCCTCGGGAGGTGCTGGCGTCGCGGGACTGGGTGGCGGTGTTCGACTCGGAGGCGGAGGTGCGGGCGCTGCGGCCGGACATGGCCCGGCTGGCCGCGCTGGACGTCTTCGCGGTGACGGCCACGGCGCCGGGGACGGACGTGGACTTCGTCTCGCGGTTCTTCGCTCCGCGCGTGGGCGTGCCGGAGGACCCGGTGACGGGCTCGGCGCATTGCTCGCTCGTGCCGTACTGGGCGAAGCGGTTGGGCAAGGCGCGGCTGATGGCTCGGCAGGTGTCCGCGCGCGGCGGGGAGCTGCGGTGCGAGGAGAAGGGCGAGCGGGTGCTCATCGCCGGGCGCGCCGTGCTCTATCTCGAGGGGCACATCACCGTCTGA
- a CDS encoding Imm52 family immunity protein: MKEAYYAGVYWSARQESAESCARRAQVFFKTLAASDEFFADWFIPPRSRKQAPRPLDLELATLQELFEQTRTRNDEGGVIEDLGFGLSADNGMRPGKQQGDHASVEVLCGCSAAPVSNLCLLHLPSTGPHLERMLTVPMLTAILRAMVVAWDPDSGVVNSNAYALRNKALPAHPSAGWMIYLSRRLGPLPPLPAPVRVEPVDDRGALLILTPDHFTVENAEHVALADDIQALLNRMD; the protein is encoded by the coding sequence ATGAAAGAGGCCTACTACGCAGGGGTCTATTGGTCGGCACGCCAGGAGAGTGCCGAGTCATGCGCTCGACGCGCACAGGTCTTCTTCAAGACCCTGGCAGCCTCCGATGAGTTCTTCGCCGACTGGTTCATCCCGCCCAGGTCACGCAAGCAGGCCCCGAGGCCCCTCGACCTCGAGCTCGCCACACTCCAGGAACTCTTCGAGCAGACGAGGACACGCAATGACGAGGGCGGTGTCATCGAGGATCTTGGCTTCGGACTCTCAGCGGATAACGGCATGCGTCCGGGCAAGCAGCAAGGTGATCATGCTTCCGTCGAAGTCCTCTGCGGATGCTCCGCGGCGCCCGTAAGCAACCTGTGCCTGCTCCACCTGCCCTCCACGGGTCCGCACCTGGAGCGCATGCTGACTGTCCCGATGCTCACAGCCATCCTGCGCGCCATGGTCGTGGCATGGGATCCAGACTCAGGCGTCGTCAACTCCAACGCCTATGCGTTGCGGAACAAGGCACTCCCCGCGCATCCGAGTGCCGGCTGGATGATCTATCTCTCGCGACGCCTGGGCCCGCTCCCCCCACTCCCTGCTCCCGTGCGCGTCGAACCTGTCGATGATCGAGGAGCTCTCCTGATCCTCACTCCGGACCACTTCACCGTGGAGAACGCCGAGCATGTAGCGCTGGCGGATGACATCCAGGCCTTGCTGAACCGCATGGACTGA
- a CDS encoding immunity 52 family protein, whose amino-acid sequence MIETYYAGAYWPARQESAEECARRALIFFTTVSRSDDFFARWFIPPKSRRHAPRALELSVPALQELFVQGRTRNDEGGVIEDLGFYLSSDNGMRPGKHQGDHCSLRIQCGCYAKPISNVCVLSLPDTGPHREHVLTGPMLSSVLRAMANAWEPDWAIATSHDHREMLTERVRTGTFVGWVMYFPRHRGPVPSLPEPVRVEPVEELGTLVTLTPERFTVSNPAHLELAAHVQQVLESAGLLTPIKP is encoded by the coding sequence GTGATCGAGACCTACTATGCGGGCGCCTATTGGCCAGCACGGCAGGAGAGCGCGGAGGAATGCGCACGGCGTGCGCTCATCTTCTTCACCACGGTTTCCCGCAGCGATGACTTCTTCGCTCGCTGGTTCATACCTCCCAAGTCACGCAGACACGCCCCGAGGGCTCTTGAACTCAGCGTCCCCGCACTTCAGGAATTATTCGTACAGGGCAGGACTCGAAATGATGAGGGCGGCGTCATTGAGGATCTTGGCTTCTATCTCTCTTCCGACAACGGCATGCGCCCGGGAAAGCACCAAGGCGATCACTGCTCACTCCGCATTCAATGCGGTTGCTACGCGAAACCCATCAGCAACGTCTGCGTATTGAGCCTGCCCGACACAGGCCCTCATCGAGAGCATGTCCTGACAGGCCCCATGCTGTCCTCAGTGCTGCGTGCCATGGCAAATGCCTGGGAGCCTGACTGGGCGATCGCTACCTCCCATGATCATCGAGAAATGCTCACGGAGCGCGTCCGCACAGGCACCTTCGTGGGCTGGGTCATGTACTTCCCACGCCACCGAGGCCCCGTGCCGTCACTACCCGAGCCGGTTCGCGTTGAACCCGTGGAAGAGCTGGGCACCCTCGTCACCCTGACGCCTGAACGCTTCACCGTCTCCAATCCCGCCCATCTCGAGCTGGCCGCCCACGTCCAGCAGGTTCTGGAATCCGCAGGGTTGCTGACACCCATCAAGCCGTGA
- a CDS encoding Tox-REase-5 domain-containing protein, whose translation MLLLSLACACATGPEGPRSLDFGSASARVRQDRRASFRSAPAPSRGELGPIEARLLDTDYFFGLLVRAGVPPSELPDDRSQLSPEDATRLMNLVLAADVPLRDFGPWRMAAQLLLEVMESTTPVPRQRLHERMRRFAPLLVLRPDGCLVRATTGKPVQRIGEVRFDKGALRAEGFEVGPFYLLRQRFLYPVDGSLEIHPDTALAGVYAPDEGTLGPLVEGAGQAVIDNVVGIVSLVLHQLDSLEGLARLPSAVRLLLENSPQYYAHFQELPHGEQVRIVSKLLTNVALVCGTAGAGTSRALSAGSKLGRLRVPVLSLSGQGALAFSRVAIPVDRMVTAVSAAPGALYILHMASGGAGGEGGGQDGASWKPPPGGPGQWVRKGEGMSARARRYQSQVTGAPEDWVYRVERAGEKFDFDGFKESEGVLVDAKGPGYDNKFGDTFSPEYWFKDTGAQELVANAQRQLRVANGVPIRWYVAEAKAAQAIRRLLHNNRCNAIEIVHVPAQQ comes from the coding sequence GTGCTGCTGCTGAGCCTTGCCTGCGCCTGCGCGACGGGACCGGAAGGCCCCAGGTCGCTGGACTTCGGCTCCGCCTCCGCCAGGGTCCGCCAGGACCGCCGTGCCTCGTTCCGGTCAGCTCCAGCGCCCTCACGCGGAGAGCTGGGCCCCATCGAGGCAAGGCTCCTGGACACCGACTACTTCTTCGGCCTGCTGGTCCGCGCGGGAGTCCCTCCTTCCGAGCTCCCCGACGACCGGAGTCAGCTCAGCCCGGAGGACGCGACGCGCCTGATGAACCTCGTGCTCGCGGCCGACGTACCCTTGAGGGACTTCGGCCCGTGGCGCATGGCGGCCCAGCTGCTGCTGGAGGTGATGGAGAGCACCACGCCCGTCCCACGCCAGCGGCTGCACGAGCGGATGCGCCGCTTCGCTCCGCTGCTGGTGCTCAGGCCCGATGGCTGTCTGGTGCGCGCCACCACCGGCAAGCCGGTTCAACGCATCGGCGAGGTGCGCTTCGACAAGGGCGCGCTGCGGGCCGAGGGCTTCGAGGTGGGCCCCTTCTACCTCCTGCGCCAGCGCTTCCTCTATCCAGTGGATGGCTCCTTGGAGATTCACCCGGACACGGCCCTGGCGGGTGTGTACGCACCAGACGAGGGCACGCTGGGGCCACTGGTGGAGGGAGCTGGACAGGCGGTCATCGACAACGTCGTGGGCATCGTCTCCCTGGTGCTCCACCAGCTGGACAGTCTGGAAGGGCTGGCCCGGCTTCCTTCGGCGGTGCGGCTCCTGCTTGAGAACTCACCGCAGTACTACGCCCACTTCCAGGAGCTGCCGCACGGCGAGCAGGTGCGCATCGTCTCGAAGCTCCTCACGAACGTAGCGCTGGTCTGTGGAACGGCGGGCGCGGGCACGAGCCGAGCCCTCTCCGCGGGAAGCAAGCTGGGCCGCCTGAGAGTCCCCGTGTTGTCGCTGTCCGGGCAGGGTGCCCTGGCCTTCAGCCGCGTAGCCATTCCCGTCGACCGCATGGTGACGGCCGTCAGCGCGGCGCCCGGAGCGCTCTACATCCTCCACATGGCGAGCGGGGGAGCCGGCGGCGAAGGAGGCGGCCAGGACGGCGCCTCGTGGAAGCCGCCACCGGGCGGGCCCGGCCAGTGGGTCCGCAAGGGCGAGGGCATGTCCGCGCGTGCTCGCAGGTACCAGTCCCAGGTCACGGGCGCACCCGAGGACTGGGTCTACCGCGTGGAACGCGCCGGAGAGAAGTTCGACTTCGACGGCTTCAAGGAGTCAGAGGGTGTCCTCGTGGACGCCAAGGGGCCCGGCTACGACAACAAGTTCGGCGACACCTTCTCGCCCGAGTACTGGTTCAAAGACACAGGTGCGCAGGAACTGGTCGCGAACGCCCAACGCCAGCTCCGGGTTGCCAACGGGGTCCCCATCAGGTGGTATGTGGCGGAAGCCAAGGCGGCCCAAGCCATCCGAAGGCTCCTGCACAACAACAGATGTAATGCCATTGAGATCGTCCACGTGCCAGCGCAGCAGTAG
- a CDS encoding exonuclease SbcCD subunit D C-terminal domain-containing protein, which translates to MRLLHTSDWHLGHTLYDVSREAEHAAFLDWLLDTLEVQGVDALLVAGDIFDTSNPSAEAQAAWYHFIARARRKLPKLDVVVIGGNHDSAARLDAPDPLFAALGVRVVGGLPRTRGSLDFERLLVPLHDSRGRVKAWVAAVPYLRPADLPLVQSEGDRLIDGVREVYGLTLEAARRRRQSGQALVAMGHCYMVGTEVSLLSERKILGGNQHALPVDLFPDDVAYAALGHLHKAQRVGGREGVRYSGSPIPLSLSEAHYRHQVLLVELEGEVLGSVRPLSVPRTADMVRVPERDVLPLDDVLAKLAELPALEPDTPEQARPYLEVCVSLTKPEPSLRRKVEAVLEGKAARLVKLTPSYTGTGQVLAETSLGRSLRERTPEDVFKARYERDYQEPLAPELLEAFHALLTHVQEEAS; encoded by the coding sequence ATGCGTCTGCTGCACACGTCGGACTGGCACCTGGGGCATACGTTGTACGACGTCTCCCGCGAGGCGGAGCATGCCGCCTTCCTGGATTGGCTCCTCGATACCCTCGAGGTCCAAGGCGTCGATGCCCTCCTGGTCGCCGGGGACATCTTCGACACCTCCAACCCCAGCGCCGAGGCGCAGGCGGCCTGGTACCACTTCATCGCTCGCGCCCGCCGCAAGCTGCCCAAGCTCGATGTCGTCGTCATCGGCGGCAACCATGACTCGGCGGCTCGGCTCGATGCTCCGGACCCTCTCTTCGCCGCCCTCGGCGTCCGTGTCGTCGGCGGGCTGCCTCGGACTCGTGGCTCGCTCGACTTCGAGCGTCTGCTCGTGCCGCTCCATGACTCGCGCGGCCGGGTGAAGGCCTGGGTCGCCGCCGTGCCCTACCTGCGCCCCGCCGACCTGCCCCTCGTCCAGTCCGAGGGTGACCGGCTCATCGATGGCGTGCGCGAGGTGTATGGCCTCACGCTGGAGGCTGCTCGCAGGCGCCGGCAGTCCGGACAAGCCCTGGTGGCCATGGGCCACTGCTACATGGTGGGCACCGAGGTGTCCCTCCTCAGCGAGCGGAAGATCCTCGGCGGCAACCAGCACGCGCTCCCCGTCGACCTGTTCCCCGACGACGTCGCCTATGCCGCCCTGGGTCACCTGCACAAGGCGCAGCGCGTGGGCGGTCGCGAGGGCGTGCGCTACAGCGGCTCGCCCATCCCGCTCTCCTTGAGCGAGGCCCACTACCGCCACCAGGTGCTGCTCGTGGAGCTGGAGGGCGAGGTGCTCGGCTCGGTGCGCCCGCTCTCCGTGCCTCGCACCGCGGACATGGTGCGCGTGCCCGAGCGGGACGTGTTGCCCCTGGACGACGTGCTGGCGAAGCTGGCCGAATTGCCCGCGCTGGAGCCGGATACTCCCGAGCAGGCCCGCCCCTATCTGGAGGTCTGCGTGTCCCTCACGAAGCCCGAGCCCTCGCTGCGGCGCAAGGTGGAGGCGGTGCTGGAGGGCAAGGCGGCTCGGCTCGTGAAGCTGACGCCCTCGTACACCGGCACGGGCCAGGTGCTGGCGGAGACTTCGCTGGGCCGCTCCCTGCGCGAGCGCACTCCCGAGGATGTCTTCAAGGCTCGCTACGAGCGCGACTACCAGGAGCCCCTGGCCCCCGAGCTGCTGGAGGCCTTCCACGCGCTGCTCACCCACGTCCAGGAGGAGGCCTCGTGA